From the Bacteroidales bacterium genome, one window contains:
- the lepB gene encoding signal peptidase I, with amino-acid sequence MSLLFFILIIPALFTIPALFSYKLIEKAGVPGWKILIPYYNLVILVQITGRSYWWYLWLIIPFINVFTFVLLLIELIKGYNKYGMIDQVLVALFPFIYLPWLSFQQQEWIKLADRPKIKKSAVREWTDAIVFAVIAASIIRMFLVEAYTIPTSSMEKSLLVGDFLFVSKMAYGPKRPQTPIAFPFVHHTLPFTAFTKSYLEWIHLDYMRFPGFEKVKNNDVVVFNYPSGDTVVLERQNEDYYQIVRTMELDQKNKKGDSYRKGMGRKIVWDRYHVTARPVDKRENYIKRCIAIPGDTIKIIDRQVYINGKMADNPENMQFMYDVFTNGTGLNPKALDKLEINEGGQISNSHYILPLSDDKKAKLEKFANIKAIKVRNREKGQTYFPIFPHDTKHFRWNEDNFGPLVIPKKGSTVNISIENIALYKKIIGKYENNKLEIKDNTILINGNPATTYTFKLDYYWMMGDNRHNSADSRYWGFVPEDHIVGKASYVWLSLEKNKSLFDGKIRWNKLFRVIK; translated from the coding sequence ATGTCACTTTTATTTTTTATTTTAATCATCCCAGCACTATTTACAATTCCGGCTTTATTTTCTTATAAACTTATTGAAAAAGCAGGTGTTCCGGGATGGAAAATATTAATCCCATATTACAATTTAGTAATTTTAGTTCAGATAACAGGTCGCTCTTATTGGTGGTATTTATGGCTGATAATACCTTTCATTAATGTATTTACTTTTGTCCTTTTACTTATTGAACTTATTAAAGGATACAACAAGTACGGCATGATAGACCAAGTACTTGTTGCTTTATTTCCTTTTATTTATTTACCCTGGTTGAGTTTTCAACAGCAAGAATGGATAAAGTTAGCTGATCGTCCTAAAATAAAAAAATCAGCTGTACGTGAGTGGACAGATGCAATTGTTTTTGCCGTTATTGCAGCTTCTATAATTCGAATGTTTTTGGTAGAAGCATATACTATTCCTACCAGCTCTATGGAGAAATCTCTTTTAGTTGGTGATTTCCTTTTTGTAAGCAAGATGGCTTACGGACCAAAAAGGCCACAAACGCCTATCGCCTTTCCTTTTGTTCATCACACTTTACCATTTACCGCTTTCACAAAATCCTATCTTGAATGGATTCATTTAGATTATATGCGTTTTCCGGGTTTTGAAAAAGTAAAAAACAACGATGTTGTAGTCTTTAATTACCCTAGCGGAGATACTGTTGTTTTAGAACGCCAAAACGAAGATTATTACCAGATTGTTCGCACAATGGAGCTGGATCAGAAAAACAAAAAAGGCGATTCATACAGGAAAGGTATGGGTAGAAAAATTGTTTGGGATCGCTATCATGTTACTGCTAGACCTGTTGATAAACGCGAAAACTACATCAAACGCTGTATTGCCATTCCCGGAGATACCATAAAAATTATCGATCGTCAGGTTTATATAAATGGGAAAATGGCAGATAATCCGGAAAACATGCAATTTATGTATGATGTTTTCACAAATGGAACCGGTCTAAACCCAAAAGCTCTTGACAAATTAGAAATAAATGAAGGTGGTCAGATTAGTAATAGTCATTATATTTTACCACTTAGTGATGATAAAAAAGCAAAACTTGAAAAATTTGCCAATATAAAAGCTATTAAAGTTAGAAATAGAGAAAAAGGACAAACCTACTTCCCTATTTTCCCTCACGACACCAAGCATTTCCGTTGGAACGAAGATAACTTCGGACCTTTAGTAATCCCTAAAAAAGGAAGTACTGTTAATATATCTATTGAGAATATTGCACTTTACAAAAAAATTATTGGCAAATACGAAAATAATAAGTTAGAGATTAAAGACAATACCATTTTAATTAATGGGAATCCTGCTACTACTTACACTTTTAAACTCGACTATTATTGGATGATGGGTGATAACCGTCATAATTCTGCCGATTCGCGTTATTGGGGATTTGTTCCCGAAGATCATATAGTAGGAAAAGCATCTTATGTTTGGCTTTCTTTAGAAAAGAACAAATCTCTTTTCGATGGAAAAATTAGATGGAATAAGCTTTTCCGCGTTATTAAATAA
- a CDS encoding peptidylprolyl isomerase: MTTGEIKTKYGVMKVEFYDNDAPKTVENFVKLSKDGFYDGLTFHRVIPDFVVQGGCPKGDGTGGPGYSIDCELDGGNQYHDRGVLSMAHAGRNTGGSQFFICHSRENVAHLDRNHTCFGKVVENVDIVDQIKAGDKIEKITITED; the protein is encoded by the coding sequence ATGACAACTGGAGAAATTAAAACTAAATACGGAGTAATGAAAGTCGAGTTTTACGACAATGACGCTCCAAAAACTGTTGAGAATTTTGTAAAACTATCTAAAGATGGTTTTTACGATGGTTTAACTTTTCACCGTGTAATTCCCGATTTTGTAGTTCAGGGAGGTTGCCCTAAAGGCGATGGTACCGGCGGTCCCGGATACAGCATTGACTGTGAGCTGGATGGCGGAAATCAATACCACGACAGAGGGGTTCTTTCTATGGCTCATGCAGGAAGAAATACCGGAGGATCTCAATTTTTTATCTGCCACAGCAGAGAAAACGTTGCTCATCTCGACCGCAATCATACTTGCTTCGGGAAAGTTGTTGAAAACGTTGACATAGTTGACCAAATTAAAGCTGGCGATAAGATTGAGAAAATAACTATCACAGAAGATTAA